In Sebastes umbrosus isolate fSebUmb1 chromosome 7, fSebUmb1.pri, whole genome shotgun sequence, the sequence CGCCCACGGTTCTCTATATAAGACACAGGATTCTGACATAAAGTCACTTGTTTGCCATTTCAAAACACTGCCATTCACTGTCTGAACACCTAATTGCTTGATTGTCTTAATTAATGAATTGTTTGAACTCTTCAATCAGGATGTAAgctctataaaaaaaacacaggtgaGTACCTGTTTACGACAACAATGGAAGCCAACGTACAGTAGCAATGACAGGCCTGTTTTCAAAACCTTGTATTAGCAAttgaaaacaaactgtaattAATGCTTTCTTTTTTGTCTCCACAAATGTTTTTGCTGTGTTTACGTGCTGAGTGTGTTTACACCTATactcagagctgtccacttgtgatctgatcactgaggacgcatgttaataccaggtctgaacagggcctctgaAAAAAGATCTTATGAGCCATGTGTTGACCAAATTaggtttttataaataattgtatAGATCTGAGGTGTTCTTGCttattgtgtgtagtgtttttataaaatgaGTCCTGTTTTTAAAACTGTGCTCAAGcagtcgtaaaaaaaaaatgcaaatgctgGATTTAATATCTTCCTCCTGTACCTTTACATTCATCCTTCACCGGCTCTCTTATCTCTGTTCTTCCTCCTTCCTGCTTTCTCGCTCCGTCCTTTTATACTCATGTGTGTAGAAGCATTACTGGGAAGGATATCTGAGGACATCTCATCCTTCCTGACACAGTAACTCACTAAGCGTCTCTGGCTATTAACCCcattcatctctctcttcctcctccaggaTCCTGCTCACAGTAGTGGTGATCTTCCGTATCCTGATCGTCGCCATCGTCGGTGAGACCGTGTACGAGGACGAGCAGGCCATGTTCGTCTGCAACACCCTGCAGCCCGGCTGCAACCAGGCCTGCTACGACAAGGCCTTCCCCATCTCCCACATTCGGTACTGGGTCTTCCAGATCATACTGGTGTGTACGCCCAGCCTCTGCTTCATCACCTACTCGGTGCACCAGTCGGCCAAGCAGAAAGACCGGCGCTACTCCTTTCTCTATCCCATAATGGAGAGGGACTACGGGGGAGGAGGCGGGGCGCGAAAACTCCGCAACATTAATGGGATTCTAGTTCAACACGGCGGCGACGgcggaggagggaaggaagaaCCCGACTGCTTGGAGGTGAAGGAGATCCCCAACGCCCCGCGGGGCCTCACCCACTCGAAGAGCTCCAAGGTGCGCCGGCAAGAAGGGATCTCCCGCTTTTACATCATTCAGGTGGTGTTCAGAAACGCGCTGGAGATCGGCTTCTTGGCGGGCCAGTACTTCCTTTACGGCTTCAGTGTGCCTGGGATTTTCGAGTGCGACCGCTACCCGTGTCTGAAGGAGGTGGAGTGCTACGTGTCCCGCCCCACGGAAAAAACGGTTTTCCTGGTGTTCATGTTCGCGGTGAGCGGCATCTGCGTGGTGCTCAACCTGGCCGAGCTCAACCACCTGGGCTGGCGCAAGATCAAGGCCGCCATCAGGGGCGTGCAGGCCCGCAGGAAGTCGATCTGCGAGATCCGGAAGAAGGACATGGCGCATCTGTCCCAGCCGCCCAACCTTGGACGCACGCAGTCCAGCGAATCAGCCTACGTCTGATGGCGAAGAGacgaaaaagaggaggaggaggaggaggaggaggagtggggtgAATGTGCGAGAGacagaattaattaattatgattTTAATTTAACGGAGGTGGCGTGGAGATGACCCCTCCTCCGTGGTGAATGAAACAGAATGTAAAAACCTCCAGCGCTACGACTTTGAGAGTCaagaaggaggaggggaagaagaAAATTAGAGAAGATAAGAGAGGACAAAAAGTTCTGTTCTGCAAATGAACATGATGAACACATTTTGGTCTCATGGGGAGATACTCCAACTGCCATTTTCtacttttgtctctttttttttaaaactaattacCCTCTCTTCTGCCcctcttttcttttaaagtggGGAATTAAATCCTCAAGGGGGCCGGAGAGGGAAGGACTAGAGATGAGGGGAACAGATAAGAGGCTGTTTTGTAATCTTTGGGGATATTGGAAGATGACGGCGGCGTTTGATGCATCCCATGGTGCTTTTCTTCTGGACTGTGTCAGCCTCAGTGAAAAAGGGAGGACTAAATAGGGGATGGGACGGGGAGAACATCATTAAAAGAGGAACGGAAGAACTGTCAAAGCCATGTCGGACTCTAGAGAACGAAGGCGAGGGagtttgtgagagagagagagagtaggtgGGAAAACATATGATGTACCCGAGGAGGGGAGAGTTTTTCTTTCGCTTCCTCTCCTcgcagagagagcgagagctgCCTCTGATCAGTGTCAGCCTCGCCTCTGCTGGAACATCGTCACCGAGCCAAAACCAAGAGAAAAAGACTGACGATGTTTATGTTTTGTCTCTTGGCAAAAGCtgattttaacacaaacacGGCGAGTACCATAAACACttctcctctcgctctctctgctccGCGGTTGGCAGCTACATAGACCCCAGCGGCTTCTGGTGACAGTAATGACTCTCGCTGCTCCACTTCTGCGTAAACTTTGGAGAGGAACTAATGAACAAATGGACAAGCAGCGTGTAAACGCCGGTCTCTCCTGAAGCACAAACCAAACCTCCCTCCTTCCAGCATTCCAGTGTGCTGAGAGACGAAGgagaggacagaaagagaggagaggaagatcactttattacaactttaaacaaattttataaaatatatcaccatgatttttttttttctttttcgagAAAGCGATGGTGCCATCCTTGAGATATTTAATTATTGTTGAAATAGAGTATATCATGGTAATATTATTTATCCATTTAGAGTATATCCAAAtagatttatttatctttgcgTGCGGGTTGGTTGGgacatcattttgtttttttcaaatgtataaactgtctgtcatttttttcatttttgtttagttAAAACATTTCTCACTGATGGGACTGATTACCGGCATGTACGGGGGGAAGGGACAAGCTCTGTTTTGACCGTTTTGAGGCTGTGCAGCTGATTTTTTATGTGCAAATCTTCATCGCCATTGTTACTTTAttgcattcaaaatgtaaaacaatgcaTCTTTACGGAGAGCCTTCTTCAAAATCAGCTGCACAGCTTCAGGTGATTCATTAATGAAGGCATGAGAGCCATTTTGAAAAAGGCATGTTTACAGGACGCAATGTTTCTTGAATGATCAAGCTGTGTAGCCGACGAGTAGTTAACTCCTTATAGGGGAcaattgtgttttttgaatCTCAGTGgtttttcatttttgcatttctttcctGACAGGATTTTCAGCATGCATGCCTTGTAAGAGAAAAGAACGTCACgaaagaaaaaagataaaaatgacaAGAGAGTGTTGCACCTTGATTAACGCAGACGAGCGGGAGAGTGGCAGACTGAAGGAAGTGGGCCGCCTTGTTGGACACACACTCAGCTTTCACACTGCGAGCCTGTGAAACCAGACATAGGGACAGTTCAGAGACAAAGATATTGGACTGTTTAGGTACAGGGACATTATTGGTTATCAGCTAACTGagaaaaaaatccacaaaatgCATCTTAAACTTGGTCTAAACCTGCTGTAGCAGATCAGTGGTCTGAGCATTGAGGATCTTATCTACCAAACTGAATGGCCTTATGTAGCTCAACACTGCAGAAGCCTAACACTGCCACGTTTGGGGGTCTGACTCTTACAGGGGCCGCCCGTGCACTAATGCTTCTCTCTCACAGACCAAACTGCAGCTACAGTTTATCACTTTGTTCCCCATTCAACTTCTGCTACTAGATTGCAGCAAATGCAGCTGCAGTTGttgaaaatgtgcagaaaaCCTCCTTGTAAGAAGTTTTGTAAATTGTATCTACTTTCCTTCAACCTGCCTGATCTGCTTGTGCGTCGATTAGtgatttcctacatttcccacaacGCCTTTAAGGTAAATAGAGAGGcaaaagtcccgccccttctggtggaTGTCACATAcacgacttttgggtgtgtagtctttgtaattatgtattttcacagtcttatatTAAtacgttttacaactttttgaCTTgtgaaattatcttttaaattgacaaacgtcatatgtgtgattcatgcttCTATTCAAACAGAATCAAAAAGGAACGTTTGTTGCATCAGCACCATTCAAAACCCCTGACGTCGTCAACTACAGTAGATactacaaaactacaaaaaattAAGCAAATAAAATACACCTGATTGCAAATGTATAGTCAACACTTCAAGTGCAGCTTTTAACAATTCACTAAAGATCTACAGTAGatgtgaaatgtttttcttttgtagtTTATTTAAGAAGAAACATACGTGTCATCAAATAGCATTGCCGCTCTAGAAATACcttgacatgacatgacaataGGTATCACTGTCTAAGCGCCATAAACACACGTTAGCCGGAGCTAAAGCAGGACTTGGAGCAACAGCAACAACTGACGTGGCAGAAGAAATCCCCCCCAACTCTCTGTTTCTCCATTCACTCCCACTGTCATAATCTCTGTGATTCTTACAGGTGATTATCCCCAGATTAGACTCCTCTCTGTGGGGCTCAATGGGATCGCTGCCGTCTACTGTAGGAAGGAcgaatacactggagggggcaCGCTAGAAAGCCTAATAATAGAGGTTGAGTCATGGCTTCCCTCAGTAGCTTGTGCTTCTAGCGAAGGCTTAAACGCTGACCTTGAGCTTAAAGGCCAAGCCGATGTCCTGTGCTATACGCAGCTCCTGCCGGACGGTCACCACAGCGCTCATCTAATCTCCGCAGAGCACAGGTCAACGCTGGTGTGAGGCTTATTTATGATGATACACACATGCTGAACATGTATGTATCTAGGAAAAACAAGCACAACGTGAGAACAGCGTTTGGCTTCTGTTGTTATGTCTGGTTTAATTCAGGACGCTAGAAGGCCATAAATGTGTCCTCCTTCTCTTCGGTTTACATTTATCCGCCGTTCATTACAGTGACTCACGGCTCCGGCAGTTCTACAGTCAGCGGGTTCACAAAGTAGAAGCGGTTCTTCCAACAGTCCACTACTCTCCACGGTCTACTTTTTCTATTATGTCAATGTGAAATGAATTatgcaacttgttttttttctcatttgcttTCATCTTTTTTGACTTGTGGATTCATTTTGTTGTCTGTTGCTCTTTTTTGTGCAGTGACatatcaaaaaaagaaagatgtttgggtttttttctatgtaaaggaacaaaaaagttTTTCAATGTGTAAAAATCAAGGGTAGAATGTTGAAATATAAgaatagcagaaaaaaaatatgttatattTCCTCCCTTGCCAAAGTGATATGCAAAATTCATTTTCAAAGATTTTTTAACTGCATGTGTAACGGCATAGAATAAGCATGTTTCTACGTTTTCTTCAGCAGAATCTTTAaagaaagacttttttttagtccAAACTATGAAGCGAAGCTATTACGTCTTGATGCCAAGCGTGTATATTAATTGTTCTTCAGACGGTACAGAGCCAGGCACACAATACCAACTCAGTGATGTTAAAACTtagaaaccatagactgtatataaagatggacgacgcatctTTACTTCCTCCCAATGTtcagaaatgaagccaaaatatctcagattcgggagctgccatcttgagattttgacgtcatttggagcagagtctACGCTGTAGTGATCGGGCAGTGGAGCCGCAGTATTGAGGTCACCGCAGCTTGTCAGCAacagagactcacagctgtcaatcatgaagtctcaccccctttttatagcatcaaataacgaaTTAAAACCGAACTTATCAGAAAAAGTAACTCTttaacatacatcagtgtgataagaaccaCCTagaatgacagaaaccatcttcggggaaatttatttgactttttagtttggctcatgttccatccgctaacatggagggggcggggtttatgacctatactgcagccagccaccagggggcaatccagatgttttggcttcacatgtcgtccatctttattaACAATCTATGGCTCAACTCCCAAAAGATTTTGAAAACcactacatacagtaaatcTTCTAATTTAAGAAATTTGCACATGAATATATACCTTTATAATCTGTTGTAAAAGATGATTTATACGCCATCAGTCAAATGGTCTACTGTAAAACACAGGGTACACAGGAATATAAGCATACAGGTTGAATACTGGCACCGTGAGATGTCAGATGCCAGAACATTCCAGGGTTTAGTCCCCATGCAGCACAAATGTCTAATTAACCTTCAATTTACAGCCTCTTTATGtgttaaatatgattaaatccTCTTGTTGGGGAAAAGTACACTGACAGCAgactcaggaaagaaaacaatgcTGATCTTTTACACCAATCTTTTCTAGTAAAAACGCTGTTTCTAAGAACGCTTTCAGAGAAACATGTCAGCATACTTTCCATTGACCATCCTACCTTGTACTGTAAAGCCCACCCAAGAAAATTGTCTGATTATTTACCTGTTGGTGCTATTGAggtttaccaaaaaaaaagtgaaatacatTCCCTTGTCTTCAGCACACTACTGCCCCACatatccaacacgttctcatcccaactcgtcacagaCGCTTTTCagaccccttggcatcacttttcgCTTGCagctttccctgagcgtttactgttgccgcggatgggtttactttgtagttaatggaaaaccCGGTCTCGACgtcgacggccgtgacaaagcgtcggtatttgacgctctgggaatgagaatggacTGGCATATCACAAGTCATGTAGCATTGCAGGTCTCCTTGAAAAATCTACTCTTGACTGTTACTAACAAACGGGCATGAAGCCTTCAGCAGGTAATGATATCATTCTCATGAAAATCTCCACAAACAGTAGCAAACAATTTGACTCCTCAGGAATGCAGCGTGTAATTGAGCTGCTTCATTCATTAAAACTGCCACGTTACTCTTTATACTGCCAAAAGGACGTTAGATCAACTTAGTAATCACATTATGGAGCCAATCCTATAAGGGCTGCATGGTGGCTCTTGAGCAAGATTTGGAAGCACCTTTCATTTACATTGAAGGGCTTCTTCCTTATTACAAACTAAAagccataattaaaaaaaaaaaaaaaagatttcaaacTTGAAAGAGTACCAATGTGCACTCATGGGCCAAGATTAATCACATTCATATGTAGTCAATTATGcaatcatttttgcatttaaattgAAAATTTGACATCTCGCTTCAAATGAAAAGCTTTTTACTTCATGTGCTTAattgaatgagaaaaaaaatgtaagttaTAAAGCTCCTTTTATCCAGATGTTCAGCTTCAATTTtcattttagaaataaaatgctccctcctctcctccagcccTGTCTGATACCGTGGGCTTAGATTATAACCATTTCAGTGTTCAGAGAAGGACCTCTCAACCTCTCACTAATCTGTCATGATATCAATCGTGATTACTTCGTCTAATTACGTTGAGTGGCAGATACAGTCAGATTTAAACCAACATCCGGATTTCAACAAATAGCCCACATgcatctctctcatctctctctcaccgGCTCTGCAAACCACCTTGGCGGATGTGAGATTATGACCTGAGATGACTTCAGTTTGTGGCTCTAAAATGCAGTGATTGTTGATTTATAAAGTTTAAATtggaaacatttaatttttccaCTTCTCCTCCAAGACCTCATGATCTTAGATCAGGTCACtttaaagagatagtttggttgttttgaagtggggttgtatgaggtacttatccatagcaAATATATTACTtgcagtagatgatggtcggcacgcccccagcatcaagaaacagacaggagcaccgacaccggagcaaagaaatacagtgctgtggactaGGATTGCAGcctaaaaaaaaaggctcaccaaaacaaaacaatatcagtttaagtgtacgctatatttagaatatttttgccagttTACTTTGAGAAAATTAtgcagtctatgtttccgacgtgggaactgaagccgttatctatgctctcgccaaagccaccagactccattaaaaaaaacagtgattttacctcacagaacatggtgattgctggtctaccgctgcctcaatcggttattttacttgtgttattgtgtgactttggttagtttggattcaccaaagtcacacgatagcacaaacaaactaaccgatcgaagcagcagtagaccagcaacccctgtgttctgcgaggtaaaattactgtttttttcaatggagtctggtggctttggcgagagcgtagatggatacaacagcttcagttccctgttggaaagggctgtctgacggcaaggtaaagcggtgaaaatattctaaaaatagcgtacacttaaactgatatcgatttttttaggtgactaaaatacgtttttctgcgtcctcgtccacagcagtacattgctttgctccgttGTCGGtgctcctctctgtttctccaaactgggggtgagCCGACtgttatctactgtaggtaatacactgactatggataagaacctcatacaaccccacttcaaaacacccaaactatccctttaagtcagTGTGAGGAGCTAGATGTTACAACGAGAGGGATGAAACCTGAATGCTGATACGTCAGGGGAGCAGGGGAGCAACATCAAGTTTAGCCAATATTTGGCATCCTACAGTTGTATAAATCAATATAAGGGATAAGGGAtcagaaagggaaaaaaagttaaatatattATAGCCCTAGAAACTTGTCATTCTTCAGCTTCTACTGTGACATCTGCACGGATgtaaaagcatgaaaacagagaCGACGAAACCGACGCTCAAACACACTCACGCTTTGTAATCTTCATTGTTTCCGACTGCAGATTTTATGGTGTACCTGACGGACCTTCGCTGAAGGTTCACTGTATATTTCTGActggtgtactgtatgtaaagacTGAATAAAACCTTGAATGTTACATCAAGCCTGAAGTGGCCTTGTGCCTGCTGATTTATGACCTGTAAGCGCGTGTGTCCGTGcattatgtgtatgtgttgtttttctgcagaaAAAACGTGAGGATATTTGAGCACGTGGAAGTGATGGGATTTAGGAAATAAAAAAGCCTCCTGTGGTGTGAGGGAAAGAGAACAAAGGTGGCAACAATTCATATTGATTCGGGTCTATATATAGCTGCCTGAAAACAATATTTGCAGAGAGCTGCGTGCCGCCCAGCTGGTTGGCGTAATGACATTTTTGAACTCAATAGGTGACACTGAAACCTTTCAGCGGGATTAAAACCTTTAGACCGTGGCactgatgagaggagaggaggatgtgtgtgtgtgtgtgtgtttgtgtgtttgtgatattTTCTCTTAAACTATCCTCTCATTGAATGCACAGTGCATGCAGCGGTGTGTGTGCGCTAACATGTtatatatgcatgtatgcatCATATCACCAAATTATGGAGCGTGCATgtcgtgtgcatgtgtgtgtgtgcgcacccgtgtgcacatgtgtgtg encodes:
- the LOC119491880 gene encoding gap junction delta-2 protein, with product MGEWTILERLLEAAVQQHSTMIGRILLTVVVIFRILIVAIVGETVYEDEQAMFVCNTLQPGCNQACYDKAFPISHIRYWVFQIILVCTPSLCFITYSVHQSAKQKDRRYSFLYPIMERDYGGGGGARKLRNINGILVQHGGDGGGGKEEPDCLEVKEIPNAPRGLTHSKSSKVRRQEGISRFYIIQVVFRNALEIGFLAGQYFLYGFSVPGIFECDRYPCLKEVECYVSRPTEKTVFLVFMFAVSGICVVLNLAELNHLGWRKIKAAIRGVQARRKSICEIRKKDMAHLSQPPNLGRTQSSESAYV